A portion of the Glycine max cultivar Williams 82 chromosome 10, Glycine_max_v4.0, whole genome shotgun sequence genome contains these proteins:
- the LOC100805182 gene encoding polyamine oxidase 1, which produces MLMDSPSRSSVIIVGAGISGIAAAKVLAENGVEDLVILEASDRVGGRICKESFGGVTVELGAGWIAGVGGQQPNPIWELAAQFELRTCFSDYSNARYNIYDRSGNIIPSEIAADSYKKAVDSAIQKLRNQEEEEEAYGDDHCNNNIKNSETKLPSTPETPIELAIDFILHDFEMAEVEPISTYVDFGEREFLVADERGYDYLLYKMAEEFLFTSEGRILDNRLKLNKVVRELQYSKSGVTVKTEDGFVYEANYVILSVSIGVLQSDLLAFNPTLPRWKLDAIEKCDVMVYTKIFLKFPYKFWPSGPDKEFFIYAHERRGYYTFWQHMENAYPGSNMLVVTLTNEESKRVEAQADEETLREAMAVLRDMFGPNIPNAIDILVPRWWNNRFQRGSYSNYPIISNHKLFHNIKAPVGRIFFTGEHTSERFNGYVHGGYLAGIDTSKALLEEMRKEKESQTLLLEPLLASLTMSKPETVSNIHKCDIPTQLYLSGKLGVPEAIL; this is translated from the exons ATGTTGATGGATTCCCCCTCTCGCTCCTCCGTCATCATCGTAGGTGCCGGCATCTCCG GTATCGCTGCGGCGAAGGTGTTGGCCGAGAACGGCGTAGAGGACCTGGTGATCCTGGAGGCCTCGGACCGCGTCGGCGGCAGGATCTGCAAAGAGAGCTTCGGCGGCGTGACGGTGGAGCTCGGTGCCGGATGGATCGCTGGCGTCGGCGGCCAGCAACCCAACCCCATTTGGGAACTCGCCGCTCAATTCGAGCTCCGCACCTGCTTCTCCGACTACAGCAATGCGCGCTACAACATTTATGATCGCAG TGGGAACATCATACCGAGTGAAATCGCTGCTGACTCGTACAAAAAAGCGGTGGACTCGGCGATTCAGAAGTTGAGAAaccaggaagaagaagaagaagcatatGGTGATGATcattgtaataataatattaaaaatagcgAAACGAAACTGCCTTC GACGCCGGAGACGCCAATAGAGCTCGCCATTGATTTCATCCTGCATGATTTCGAAATGGCTG AGGTAGAACCAATATCCACCTACGTAGATTTTGGGGAGAGAGAATTTTTGGTTGCAGACGAGAGAGGGTACGATTACTTGCTGTACAAAATGGCTGAAGAATTTCTCTTCACCTCAGAGGGTAGAATCTTGGACAATCGTCTCAAACTCAACAAG GTCGTCCGGGAATTGCAATATTCAAAAAGTGGTGTTACGGTGAAAACGGAGGATGGTTTCGTTTACGAAGCCAATTACGTGATTCTGTCTGTTAGCATTGGAGTTCTCCAAAGTGACCTACTCGCCTTCAATCCAACCTTACCC aGATGGAAATTGGATGCCATCGAGAAATGTGATGTGATGGTGTACACTAAAATCTTTCTCAAGTTTCCGTATAAGTTCTGGCCGAGTGGACCCGATAAGGAATTCTTCATCTATGCTCACGAGCGGAGAGGCTACTACACATTTTGGCAG CACATGGAGAACGCGTATCCTGGGTCCAATATGTTAGTGGTGACATTGACTAATGAGGAATCGAAACGTGTGGAAGCTCAAGCTGATGAAGAGACCTTGAGAGAAGCTATGGCAGTGCTCAGGGATATGTTTGGACCCAACATCCCCAATGCCATTGATATACTTGTTCCTCGCTGGTGGAATAACAGATTTCAGCGTGGCAGCTACAGCAACTACCCCATTATTTCCAATCATAAACTTTTTCATAATATTAAG GCCCCTGTAGGTCGCATTTTTTTCACTGGAGAGCACACTAGTGAAAGATTTAATGGCTACGTACACGGTGGATACCTGGCAG GTATTGACACCAGCAAAGCGTTACTAGAAGAAAtgaggaaggaaaaagagagtcAAACTCTGTTGTTAGAGCCATTGCTAGCATCATTAACAATGTCGAAACCAGAAACAGTCTCCAATATCCACAAGTGCGATATTCCTACACAATTATATCTCAGTGGCAAGCTTGGGGTACCAGAGGCCATATTATGA
- the LOC106794198 gene encoding zinc finger BED domain-containing protein RICESLEEPER 2 → MREIIATAIMVHEYPFSVDEDSIWMWAFQYANPDFHKVTHKTAGNDCLALFEMEKKTLKKLLESVSKIGLTTYMWKSSHQVVEYMVITGHFIDAGWNLQKRVLSFVKVPAPRRGIDVVDAIFKCLKTWGIENKVFSISVNNASYNDSCIRCLKENISLSCKLFLGGSLFHVRCCAHILNLLVQDDLSTIKDIIFNIRESVKYINHNDARLKAFCDVVEQKHLKERKLVIDCPTRWNSTFNMLSTALKFKTAFASYKEREPHYNYAPLLEEWNQVEKVCKLLEVFNLATHVISGSEYPTANLYFAEVWKVKKILDKEIEDEDIFMREMIGPMKKKFDKYWGERNMLMAIASVLDPSKFHMVSTCFPLIYSKEDVDENIKKVKSSFEELYDEYVGLCLQESTSSVVNLDDNISSSSQLNTSVVTGFDDMSMLREKEVVSPIKSELQDYLDEGIYVPNTNSFSALDWWRNNNMKYKMLSKMAADILAISISTVASESTFSAGGRVIDEFRSKLNEESVEALICDGNWFRQKYNVKKKSKAEKEEIQITLKF, encoded by the exons ATGAGGGAAATAATTGCAACTGCTATCATGGTTCATGAATATCCTTTTAGTGTTGATGAAGATTCTATTTGGATGTGGGCCTTCCAATATGCAAACCCTGATTTTCATAAGGTTACTCATAAAACTGCAGGAAATGATTGTTTGGCACTGTTTGAGATGGAGAAGAAAACATTGAAGAAATTGTTAGAAAGTGTGAGCAAGATCGGTTTAACTACATATATGTGGAAATCTAGCCATCAAGTAGTTGAGTATATGGTTATTACTGGACATTTCATTGACGCGGGATGGAATCTTCAAAAAAGAGTTTTAAGTTTTGTGAAAGTGCCTGCTCCAAGGCGTGgtattgatgttgttgatgcTATTTTTAAGTGTTTGAAAACTTGGGGGattgaaaataaagttttttcaaTATCTGTCAATAATGCTTCTTACAATGACTCATGCATAAGATGTCTCAAAGAGAATATATCTCTAAGTTGTAAGTTATTCCTTGGTGGCTCTTTGTTTCATGTTAGATGTTGTGCTCACATATTGAATTTGTTAGTGCAAGATGACCTTAGTACAATTAAGGATATCATTTTCAATATTCGTGAAAGTGTCAAATATATTAACCACAACGATGCAAGACTAAAGGCATTTTGTGATGTTGTtgagcaaaaacacttgaaagAAAGGAAACTTGTTATTGATTGTCCAACAAGATGGAATTCAACCTTTAATATGTTGTCAACTGCTTTGAAATTTAAGACTGCATTTGCTTCTTACAAAGAAAGAGAGCCTCACTATAATTATGCACCTTTACTTGAGGAGTGGAATCAAGTTGAGAAAGTTTGTAAGCTGCTGGAAGTTTTTAATCTTGCTACTCATGTCATCTCAG GTAGTGAGTATCCGACTGCAAATTTGTATTTCGCAGAAGTTTGGaaggttaaaaaaatacttgacaAGGAGATTGAAGATGAAGATATCTTCATGAGAGAAATGATAGGTCCAATGAAGAAAAAGTTTGACAAATATTGGGGGGAACGTAATATGTTGATGGCTATCGCAAGTGTTTTGGATCCTAGCAAATTTCATATGGTGAGTAcatgttttcccttgatatatTCTAAAGAAGATGTTGATGAGAATATAAAGAAGGTGAAAAGTTCATTTGAAGAATTGTATGATGAGTATGTAGGTCTATGTTTACAAGAGTCTACGTCTAGTGTTGTTAATTTGGATGATAATATTTCATCATCCTCCCAATTGAATACTTCAGTTGTCACTGGTTTTGACGATATGAGCATGCTACGTGAAAAGGAAGTTGTTTCTCCTATAAAATCAGAATTGCAAGATTATCTTGATGAAGGTATTTATGTTCCTAACACTAATTCCTTTAGTGCTTTGGACTGGTGGAGGAACAATAACATGAAATATAAGATGTTGTCTAAGATGGCTGCTGATATACTAGCTATTTCAATTTCAACTGTGGCATCGGAATCCACATTTAGTGCTGGAGGTAGAGTAATTGATGAATTTCGCTCTAAATTAAACGAAGAATCTGTTGAAGCTCTAATTTGTGATGGAAATTGGTTTCGTCAGAAATATAATGTGAAGAAAAAATCAAAG GCTGAAAAAGAAGAGATACAAATCACACTGAAGTTTTGA